CCTCCGCCGTATACCCACCTTCTCAGCTCCCGCGCAGAAGCATCCCAGTCCCGCTGATTGACCCGCCGCCGCAGCGTCGAGGTCTGCAGCCGCCCGGCGCCGAGGTTGAAGGTGAAGTCGACGATGGCGGCGAGCCGCCCTTCCGGCTCGGTCGCCAGCACAGGGCAGTAGCGCAGCGTGGCGGCGAGCGCCACCTTCAGATCCTGGGCGAGGTAGGCCTCGGCCTCTGCTTCGGTGATCGGCGGGTGCTTCGGATCGCAGAGGTGACCATAGCCGATCGTCGG
The genomic region above belongs to Nevskiales bacterium and contains:
- a CDS encoding lysozyme codes for the protein MIPVPQAAIELAKRFEGFHRVPKHDPNRAYPYICPAGYPTIGYGHLCDPKHPPITEAEAEAYLAQDLKVALAATLRYCPVLATEPEGRLAAIVDFTFNLGAGRLQTSTLRRRVNQRDWDASARELRRWVYGGGRVLPGLVTRREAEVALLLITERR